In the Corythoichthys intestinalis isolate RoL2023-P3 chromosome 18, ASM3026506v1, whole genome shotgun sequence genome, CACAAAACTCAAGAAAGAATAAATCGATTTTTATCGAAATTGCAGGAGGATTTTGCAATATGAAACGGCCCGGCAAAAGTGTTTAAATTTGGAGTAAATGAGGACAACTGTCACAAAGGTCAGAAATATACAGAGATGagtagagtagcccaaaattttactcaagtaagagttgcgtcactataaactaaataaataatattactcaagtaaaagaagtcattcaaaaaaatgtactcaagtacaagaaaaaaagtatttggagaAAAGCATACGCAAGTaaagagtaacattttgaggtaCTGACTACaatgtttgacttttttttttaacggtagtttttttcctcagcacatagttatctatatgaactgttattattataccatACTATAATCTataacataaccacattaagacaAATAAAATTTCATCTAATgatgtttgataaacctcttcttctgtcagctttacaggtggagtttgttggcgtcctgccctgggccgtcccgtcgccggtcttggcccccgggattttcggccggggcttgtctggttgcgtctggctgtgcgggggtctCGTCGGGCGCGCGAtagtgtcgtgggcgggtgggggtgctgcgcgggtgccggtccggggccgcggcccttccccggccggccggggtggggaggagttggggtgggggccagggggtgtatgcggcggccatggttccctcccgggtccgcccggccggagccgcgtctccctgtaccgggtgccggggaggtgccctctggtgtcatACCGCGCGGCCCTCCTGGCCCgtgggtgggttgtggggggtgcgcttccgtccccttggtctgtccCTGGCCCAGTCCACCTCTCTGGGCCGCGGCATAAGCCGCTGCCCCCCTGCCGGCAGGGCCGTCGacagggcctcttggggcccgcggggccttgggtggggcttgttgtcccttgccggtggggtggacgtcccctggtcgccggcgctcggcatggcgcctgctcggagtgcggggtgggtgctcggtgggtgggtggggggcggtcgcggaggcgccgtgggtgatctggggcggggattgatcggggccctgacgcttctcccgccctgcggccggtggttctggtggacggggccacgcccgcgcgagcctgcctcttaactctcgcacttctcacttcggcactgtaaatatctttcaccctggcacttacacgctcatacatttctccggggagagttggacggggctttacagtcccggcccggctcccccctgtttttaatgcaccacacaccaaggttgtgggatggttgggacctgttgggggggggtaCCTCATGGTTGCCTCCTCacaacaggccccgccatccctgcaccttttttaaacgcaccacacacatcatactccacaggagagctctggcaaagggcagTGGGACGGGTGGCTTGGCAGaaattccatgctgcggtcccactgccccaagccaagctctcctattttaatgcatacattgcactgccctcccctcacaatcccatcacggtgctgggtgatggctgccagccgggaacctggcagccacagtaatagggtggtaggtgggtcccacactttttccttatggcgtggctcctggggtgtggcctcccttccgcctgggctgccggccgtggaggtggggtggggggtcagGGTTCCgaccttgcatcgccccgtggcagttctcgGCGTtcccctgcctccgccttcccttgctctgactggacatccgccctgtgctccgccgcgggtcgctggctgggcgccggtgtatcagcggggtgttgcctgcaccggcggggggccctgccctgccttgggcttggtgggccgctgggggtcccgtggcgtgccgtgccggttggggggctgcggctgtggcccgggtgggcgggcaggGGTGGGGGtagacgtggggttggtggtgcgtcccctcctgccatccctgaaggccggttgatgggtgcgcgggtggcccggaggaccaccctggatcctggggggggacgatggctcctttgctgggcggcgggaggagggatggactGCGCTaccaaaagtttaaaaaaagaaaccccccccctttttttttttttactaccaaGTACAGATGCATTTTTATTGACATTGGGAGGAGGCAAAACAACTTGAGAAACGATTTACATTtacaaaatgtgtaaaaactatatattgcaattgtgtgtatatatatatatatatatatatatatatatatatatatatatatatatatatatatatatatatatatatctttatatATCTTTATAtatctatttatctatttatttttacaataatttgtttggttttttttccatatggcCCTCAAAGATAGctataaaataatgcaatttcATGTCCCTGGGGGACAAAATGTGTTTCTGCAGCTAAAATGCAAGTTCTTGTCTGGTTCCACTTCTCCTGTCTTTTTCACTCAATTTTGACATCTGAACCTCAAAGGTTTTGTCGAAAGCGCTGTAGTCCACGCGGAAGGCCCCTTTCTCCAAAGATATGCATGACTCAAAGCGGTGACCCCACAAGACCTCGTCCTCCGTGTAGGACGTCCTGGCCTGGCACGTCATGCCTAAGAAGCAATGACAAAGGGACATTTAATCAACCTCATTATTAACTTtgtcagtgccattgataaTCATAGACCTTCAATCTTGTGTCTCTTAAAAACTtcattaaaactgtttaaatgagtcacttgtagacgtccaatccattttgactgcaaGGGTTGGCTacaaatgaacattcattcacatGCTGGCAGCCCTTCCAGTTAAAGGTGCCGTTCTGGAAAATTGACATTTCAAtggtcaggacaccataacaaaacttttttttgttttagaaaCTGTGGAGAAATTGTGTCGGGCTTCCTGCTCTACTGGTCCATAAACTCTTTTGTAAAGCATCTccacatttaattatttattggtCAATCTTCACAGAGGATAAAGATTTAGGGTGGATAGAGAATAGATGGATAGATGTCATCGTTTAGAAGGTAAATATACTAGTCCTCCTgggtcattactcaaaaccgcaatcatgggcaagaatgttgacctggctgctgtccagaaggccatcattgacaccctcaagcaagaggctaagacacagaaagaaacttCTGAgccaataggctgttcccagagtgctgtatcaaggcacctcagcgggaagtctgtgggaaggaaaaagtgtgtcaggaaacgctgcacaacgagaagaggtgaccgcacccggtgaaagattgtggagaagggccgattccagaccttgggggaccttcaGAAaccgtggactgagtctggagtagaaacatccagagccaccatgcacaggcgtgtgctggaaatgggctacaggtgccgcattccccaggtcaagccacttttgaacctgaaacagccgcagaagcgcctgacctgggctacagagaagcagcactgaacTTTTCCttggtggtccaaagtactttattcagatgaaagcaaattttgcatgtcattcggaaatcaaggtgccaaagTTTGGAGCAAGACTGggtagaaggaaatgccaaaatgcctgaagtccagtgtcaagtacccacagtcagtgatggtctggggtgccatgtcagctgctggtgtgggtctactgtgttttatcaagggcagggtcagtgcagctagctatcaggaggttttggagcatttcatgcttccatctgctgaaaagctttatggagatgaagatttcatttttcagcacgacatggcacctgctcacagtgccaaaaccactggtaaatggtttactgaccatggcattactgtgctcaattggcctgacaactctcctgacctgaaccccatagagaatctgggaTATTgtaaagaggaagttgagagacaccacacCCAActatgtggatgagcttaaagccgctatcgaagcatcctgggcctccataacacctcagcagttccacaggctgattgcctccatgtcacgccgcattgaagcagtcatttctgcaaaaggattcccgaccaagtattgagtgcattgctgatataattaattgaaggttgacgttttttttattaaaaaacacttgtttTGTATTGATCGGATGAAATatgttaattttttgagatagggatttttgttttttctggactttttgccaaaatcatctatattaaaacagtaaaaggcttataaaaataatgaagaaatatatgaaagtctaatcagtacattacagaaaataatgaactttatcacattatgctaattttttgagaaggacaagTACTAACCAGAGGCTTCCACGATGCCCTCCAAGATAACGATGATTTCAAAACTTTCCCTCTTCAAACGCTGGGCCCCTATTTCCCAGAAGGGGCTGCTTTGGTTGATGACATGGGTGATGGTCTGGGGCTCCACCAGCAGCAGTCGATCCCCGCCTGTGTCATAACCCAAGTTGAGCTCTGACTGCTCCAACGGGATAAATTCACCCTCCTTGGTCTGCCTTGATTTGATAAGTTTGGCCCGGATCTTGGCATCCACCATGTGGCTTTCCCTCAAATCCCCGATACGGAAGAGCATGCACAACTTGTCATCTCGCTCGCATACGACGCAGTGTTTGCTGAAGATCAACGTCTGCGCCCTCTGCTGGGGCCGGGAGATTTTGACGAACATGCAGCCTACCATCAGAGCATCGATGATGGAGCCTATGATGGACTGCGCCATCAGGAGCACCACCCCTTCCAGACAGTTGGCTGTCACCATCCTGGATCCGTAGCCGATGGTCCTCTGGCTCTCCAAAGACAGCAGCAGTGCGGACAGGAAGCTGTCCACGTTTTCATAGCACGCCCGCCACTGTCGGTCGTGCACGTGCGCGATATCGCCTCGCAACCATGCGCCCAGGAAGTAGATCCCGCCAAAGGTCAACCATGTGAGGATGTAGCACATGGTAAAGATGAGAAGGAACCAGCGGTACTTGAGGTCCACCAGTGTGGTGAAAATATCTGAAATGAAGCGCCTTTTGTCCTCGATTGGCCCCAAGTTGACCCTGCACTTGCCGTCTTTGCTAACGTAACGCTGACGTTGGCTGCCGGTGGTCAAGTACGCCGACTGTGGGTCGCCTAAGAGCTTGCGCCGCTTTCTCTCAGTCTTTGACCCATTCCCTGTCTCAGGTGTTTGAAGGGAAATGTTGCTGCGACTGAAGGAGCCCCCCGATTGCCACCTGGAACTGAAACGTTTCAGTTTGCTGCCTTGATGTGATTGCTTAGGCTTTGGGGCCTCCTCAGTAGTTTCCATCGGAGACATTTGGACATCCCGCTGCTGGAAGGACATTGCAGCTGGGCTGCAGGAACTCTGAATCTGCAACTGGGGGTCCTCCTCAGGTGGAAGGTGAAAAGGATGAGCAGTCAGTtagttaagtgttccaatatcaaAAATCCAAACACATTCGATTAAAAAGACAAAGCAATACCTGGTCAGTAATTGATTGAAATTGTGGTGCTGGCAGGTGTTTCTTCGTGGGACTCTCAATCCTCCCGTCGAAACTGTCGCACCGTCTGCTTTGAATCGGGGCCCCGTTGCTGCAAACCACAGTGGAAATCATCTTCGAGTGGCTTGGAGACGTTTGGATAGGATTGCTCTGGACAATGAAATTAAAAGCGTCTCTCGCTGGATTTGAAGAACAAATGCCAGATGGTTCACAGCCTGAGCCGCCATACTTGAGTATACGTTGAGGCTTCATCAGTGGGAAGTGGTCCCACCATACGCTTACCAATAGGAGATTAGCGTTAATCCTCAGAATCTATCGGAGAAACTCAAAAGAAAACCTTTGATTGGAAAAGATTACTCAACTGTTTGCCTGAGGCTTAAAAGAAAGCTTTGTCCAGATGTGGCGACTGTCATTTTTTCACTAGTTGTCACAATGCCCATGCAATTTTTGTAGTGCTTGTCCTAATAACTGGTGACTATCTCAGATGTCTTTAGATAGATGGaatgttaaaagtcttgaaacACCGATGTATTTTTAAGGCAATCATCAAAACAGCACAGCATTTCCATAAGATGTTAACCATGCATAAACAGATGGCTGTCATACAACTCAAAAGGTAAATAAATCTATACTAGAAAATGAAATTTCAGAAGAAAATGCATGGGGATTCTTTGCTCTCCTATGGGTtactttatatacagtggggcaaaaaagtatttagtcaaccaccaattgtgcaagttctccgacttgaaaagattagagaggcctgtaattgtcaacatgggtaaacctcaaccatgagagacagaatgtgaaaaaaaaaacagaaatcacattgtttgattttaaagaatttatttccaaattagagtggaaaataagtatttggtcacctacaaacaagcaagatttctggctgtcaaagaggtctaacttcttctaacgaggtctaacgaggctccaatcgttacctgtgttaatggcacctgttttaactcattatcggtataaaagacatctgtcacactccaaagtccactatggccaagaccaaagagctgtcggaggacaccggagacaaaattgtagacctgcaccaggctgggaagactgaatctgcaataggtaaaacgcttggtgtaaagaaatcaactgtgggagcaattattagaaaatggaagacatacaagaccactaataatctccctcgatctggggctacatgcaagatctcatcccgtggcatcaaaatgataacaagaacggtgagcaaaaatcccagaaccacacggggggacctagtgaatgacctacagagagctgaaccacagtaacaaaagctactgtcagtaacacaatacgccgTCAGGGAcccaaatcttgcactgccagacgtgtccccctgctgaagaaattacacgtccaggcccgtctgcggttcactagagagcatttggatgatccagaagagtactgggagaatgtgttatggtcagatgaaaccaaaatagaactttttggtagaaacgcaggttctcgtgtttggaggagaaagaataccgaattgcatccgaagaacagcatacccactgtgaagcatgggggtggaaacatcatgctttgaggctgtttttctgcaaagggaccaggacgactgatctatgtaaaggaaagaataaacggggccatgtatcgagagattttgagtgaaaatctctttccatcagcaagggcattgaagatgagatgtggctgggtctttcagaatgacaatgatcccaaacacacagccagggcaacaaaggagtggcttcgtaagaagaatttcaaggtcctgaagtggcctagccattctccagatctcaccccatagaaaatctgtggagggagttgaaagtccgtgttgcccaacgacagccccaaaacatcactgctctagaggagatctgcatggaggaatgggccaaaataccagcaacagtgtgtgaaaagcttgtgaagagttacagaaaacgtttggcctctgttattgcccataaagggtacataacaaagtattgagatgaacttttggtatcgactaaatacttattttacaccatgatttgcaaattctttaaaaatcaaacaatgtgatcttctttttttctacattctgtctctcatggttgaagtttacccatgttgacagttacaggcctctctaatattttcaagtgggagaacttgcacaattagtggttgactaaatacttattagcccCACTTTAGATTGTCagtcactttctattcattttggggcatttttgggtttcttccttgttgaatcattagctgccactgacagcgctagatgcccaatccatttgaactgttaggggcaaatggattggacctctccCGACATGAATGGCAATTAAAGATGAGCATTTCCAATCAGTCCTCCAAGTTCAAACGAATTGGATTTTTTTacttacagtcatgtgaaaaaattaggacacctgaTTAAATAattagttctttattaagaaatgttcccaTATcagtgtctgatcttgttttctttatctctggaaaagaaagtgattagcaggtaaacaacagaaaataacattgttttactcattaaaccaaatatgtcaacaaaaatgcatattttagctgaagaaaaagtttggacaccctaccacctaatagctagtgttactccctatggctgaaataacttcaatgagacgctttttgttgccatctaccagtctttgacatcggtctgaagaaagtttgccccacccctcaacgcagaatacttttagctttgagatgtttgaggggtttcttggatGTACAGccagtttcaagtcaccccacatcatctcaatgggattaagatctggactttgactcgggaattccaggactctccatttcttccttttcagccagtccttggtggatttatggttatgtttgggtcattgttttgttgcagggtccaatttcgcttcagctttaaattttttcatagatgatctcacatgttcttcAAGCGCCCTCTGATACACAatcgaattcatggtggattctatgatggtgagctggccaggtcctgctgtagaaaagcatccccaaaccatgacacatccacatccatgcttcacagttggttcgaggttcttttcctggaaagctgtattgggtttacaccaaacatgtcattagttctggtgtccaaataattccattttagattcatctgtccaaagaacattattctagaagtcctggtcttcgtctaaattcactctggcaaacttcagtctggccttcatgtttttcttggagagcaaaggtttcctccttgcacacctcccattaaggttgaacttgtgaagtctctttctgatagtagaggcatgcaccttcacatcaacagtagcaagagcctgctgtaagttacgtgatgacattttagggttttttgagacttcttttagcatcttgcggtctgctctcgggttgaacttgcttggacggccagacctgggcatattggcagttgttttgaatgtcctccacttgtaactattttccagacagtggattggctgattttatattcttttgagatcttttgaaatcccttaccagactcataagtgtctactatcttctttctgaaggcctcagacagctcctttgatctcactatggtgttttctctcacttcaacaatcAGGGACACACCGAATTAAATGTAAGGTTTAAACAAGgtaagcctccttcaaaacactggttaATGATCTAATCATGtacacctgatgtgatacccctgtgtgtgattttagccattttaagtgggattgaatgacggcttgtcataatttattcaacagaaattgcatttatttaaaataaaattttacagaaagttattaaaatttttttttttttttccagttttaagTGATTagtttagagatgtcccgatcgatcgggatgccgatccaatcacgtcattttcaaagtgtcggaatcggtaaaaaaatatcaaacatgcctttttaaaaaaaatttatttattttttttaaattaaatcattttctaattgtttttaaCGTTAGAGACattatatgttacacttatccagagtctttagtttaggcttaaggtagggttatcaaatttatcccgtaaatttttaaaacatttatcacgttcaaatatttaacgcaattaatgcatgcgctgcacgacccactcacacgttgtcgcgttcaatccgtaatggcgccgttttacctatatatagagctaaaaggaagcgtaaaatgagtagacggaattttggcagcctttggagcctttttttaattagttaaagccttacaatccctctccctacaattagaaatattgtgggaagcaatgtggggaagaatggtagtaattgatctttttcttaacaacctatgttatttcccaacgcagagaagatatatcaattggtaccactacgcacagtcatggttgcacttcccatcatgcatttgggctgaagttaaatggctacagtattatttactgaaagctcaacaaatacactagatggcaatatttagtcacaatataaaaagtcacatttatcttttgagaattacaagtctttctatccgtggatc is a window encoding:
- the LOC130906832 gene encoding G protein-activated inward rectifier potassium channel 3-like; this translates as MISTVVCSNGAPIQSRRCDSFDGRIESPTKKHLPAPQFQSITDQEDPQLQIQSSCSPAAMSFQQRDVQMSPMETTEEAPKPKQSHQGSKLKRFSSRWQSGGSFSRSNISLQTPETGNGSKTERKRRKLLGDPQSAYLTTGSQRQRYVSKDGKCRVNLGPIEDKRRFISDIFTTLVDLKYRWFLLIFTMCYILTWLTFGGIYFLGAWLRGDIAHVHDRQWRACYENVDSFLSALLLSLESQRTIGYGSRMVTANCLEGVVLLMAQSIIGSIIDALMVGCMFVKISRPQQRAQTLIFSKHCVVCERDDKLCMLFRIGDLRESHMVDAKIRAKLIKSRQTKEGEFIPLEQSELNLGYDTGGDRLLLVEPQTITHVINQSSPFWEIGAQRLKRESFEIIVILEGIVEASGMTCQARTSYTEDEVLWGHRFESCISLEKGAFRVDYSAFDKTFEVQMSKLSEKDRRSGTRQELAF